The following proteins are co-located in the Desertifilum tharense IPPAS B-1220 genome:
- a CDS encoding agmatinase family protein yields the protein MATLAEILQNFDPNNIGVDNGNLLGLPFDYDSAQIIVFGIPWEVTVSYGTGTAQAPRVILDASRQLDIYDFDNPDGWKQGIFMAEIPQDILEKNESLRQDASRIIECLEQGNSVEDSPELTQILDKINQECQAVNQWLFTQAKAAMSQGKQVAIIGGDHSSPLGYMQALAEQYPDYGILHIDAHADLRNAYEGFEFSHASIMFNALKLPQISKLVQVGIRDFCHDEVKLIQQSNGRVSTYYDPMLKQKLYAGIPWLEVCKQIVSELPQNVYISFDVDGLDPKLCPSTGTPVPGGLELEQVYCLFREVVHSGRQIIGFDVCEVGNAEWDGNVGARAVYKLCNLMSLSQNNRK from the coding sequence ATGGCTACTCTTGCAGAAATTCTCCAAAACTTCGATCCTAATAATATCGGGGTAGATAACGGCAACTTATTAGGATTGCCTTTTGACTACGACTCTGCCCAAATTATCGTATTTGGCATACCTTGGGAAGTTACCGTCTCCTATGGTACAGGAACCGCCCAGGCCCCTCGCGTTATTCTAGATGCGTCTCGCCAACTGGATATTTATGATTTCGATAACCCGGATGGCTGGAAGCAGGGAATTTTTATGGCAGAAATTCCCCAGGATATCTTAGAGAAAAATGAATCCCTCAGACAGGATGCTTCCCGGATTATTGAATGCTTGGAACAGGGAAACTCGGTGGAAGATAGCCCCGAATTAACCCAAATTCTGGATAAGATTAACCAAGAATGCCAAGCGGTGAATCAGTGGCTATTCACCCAAGCCAAAGCCGCAATGAGTCAGGGAAAACAAGTGGCAATAATTGGCGGCGATCACAGCAGTCCATTAGGCTATATGCAAGCCTTAGCGGAACAGTATCCCGATTATGGCATTTTACACATTGATGCCCATGCCGATTTAAGAAATGCCTATGAGGGGTTTGAGTTTTCCCACGCTTCCATTATGTTTAATGCCTTGAAGCTACCCCAAATTAGCAAACTAGTCCAAGTGGGGATTCGCGATTTCTGCCATGATGAAGTTAAGCTAATTCAGCAGTCAAATGGACGAGTTTCTACCTATTACGATCCAATGCTGAAACAGAAACTCTATGCTGGAATTCCCTGGCTAGAAGTCTGCAAGCAAATTGTCTCAGAATTACCCCAAAATGTCTATATTAGCTTTGATGTCGATGGACTCGATCCGAAGTTATGCCCCAGTACAGGAACGCCGGTTCCTGGGGGGTTAGAGTTAGAGCAAGTCTATTGCTTATTCCGCGAAGTTGTGCATAGCGGGCGGCAAATTATTGGCTTTGATGTCTGCGAGGTGGGAAATGCAGAATGGGATGGAAATGTAGGCGCAAGGGCGGTGTATAAACTCTGTAACTTGATGAGTTTATCCCAAAATAATCGGAAGTGA